The Zalophus californianus isolate mZalCal1 chromosome 8, mZalCal1.pri.v2, whole genome shotgun sequence genome has a segment encoding these proteins:
- the MYH7B gene encoding myosin-7B isoform X3, with translation MMDVSELGESARYLRQGYQDLMKVHTVPWDGRKRVWVPDEQDAYVEAEIRSEATGGRVNVETKDQKMLMVREAELQPMNPPRFDLLEDMAMMTHLNEAAVLHNLRQRYARWMIYTYSGLFCVTINPYKWLPVYTASVVAAYKGKRRSEAPPHIYAVADNAYNDMLRNRENQSMLITLQGTRVGKGSKGTQTEDKDEAGRGRDGDPFNSQFLATKTGGTLEDQIIEANPAMEAFGNAKTLRNDNSSRFGKFIRIHFGPSGKLASADIDSYLLEKSRVIFQLPGERGYHVYYQILSGKKPELQDMLLLSMNPYDYHFCSQGVITVDNMDDGEELMATDHAMDILGFSVDEKCACYKIVGALLHFGNMKFKQKQREEQAEADGTESADKAAYLMGVSSGDLLKGLLHPRVRVGNEYVTKGQSVEQVVFAVGALAKATYDRLFRWLVSRINQTLDTKLPRQFFIGVLDIAGFEIFEFNSFEQLCINFTNEKLQQFFNQHMFVLEQEEYKREGLDWVFIDFGLDLQPCIDLIEKPLGILSILEEECMFPKASDASFRAKLYDNHAGKSPNFQQPRPDKKRKYQAHFEVVHYAGVVPYSIVGWLEKNKDPLNETVVPIFQKSQNKLLAALYENYAGPCSAEPPKSGVKEKRKKAASFQTVSQLHKENLNKLMTNLRATQPHFVRCIVPNENKTPGVMDAFLVLHQLRCNGVLEGIRICRQGFPNRLLYADFRQRYRILNPSAIPDDTFVDSRKATEKLLGSLDIEYTQYQFGHTKVFFKAGLLGVLEELRDQRLAKVLTLLQARSRGRLMRLEYQRLLGGRDALFTIQWNIRAFNAVKNWSWMKLFFKMKPLLRSAQAEEELAALRAELRGLRGTLAAAEAKRQELEETHVSVTQEKNDLALQLQAEQENLADAEERCHLLIKSKVQLEAKVKELSERLEDEEEVNADLAARRRKLEDECTELKKDIDDLELTLAKAEKEKQATENKVKNLTEEMAALDESVARLTKEKKALQEAHQQALGDLQAEEDRVSALAKAKLRLEQQVEDLECSLEQEKKLRMDTERAKRKLEGDLKLTQESVTDAAQDKQQLEEKLKKKDSELSQLNLRVEDEQLLGAQLQKKIKELQARAEELEEELEAERAARARVEKQRAEAARELEELSERLEEAGGASAGQREGCRKREAELGRLRRELEEAALRHEATVAALRRKQAESAAELGEQVDSLQRVRQKLEKEKSELRMEVDDLGANVETLARSKASAEKLCRTYEDQLSEAKIKVEELQRQLTDASTQRGRLQTESGELSRLLEEKESLISQLSRGKALATQSLEELRRQLEEESKAKSALAHAVQALRHDCDLLREQHEEEAEAQAELQRLLSKANAEVAQWRSKYEADAIQRTEELEEAKKKLALRLQEAEEGVEAAHAKCSSLEKAKLRLQTESEDVTLELERATSAAAALDKKQRHLERALEERRRQEEETQRELEAAQREARSLGTELFRLRHSHEEALEALETLKRENKNLQEEISDLTDQVSLSGKSIQELEKAKKALEGEKSELQAALEEAEAALELEETKTLRIQLELSQVKAEVDRKLAEKDEECTNLRRNHQRAVESLQASLDAETRARNEALRLKKKMEGDLNDLELQLGHAARQAMEAQAATRLLQAQLKEEQAGRDEERRLAAELREQAQALERRATLLAAELEELRAALEQGERSRRLAEQELLEATERLNLLHSQNTGLLNQKKKLEGDLTQLSGEVEEAAQERREAEEKAKKAITDAAMMAEELKKEQDTSAHLERMKKTLEQTVRELQARLEEAEQAALRGGKKQVQKLEAKVRELEAELDAEQKQHAEALKGVRKHERRVKELAYQAEEDRKNLARMQDLVDKLQSKVKSYKRQFEEAEQQASTNLAKYRKAQHELDDAEERADMAETQANKLRARTRDALGPKHKE, from the exons ATGATGGATGTGAGTGAACTTGGGGAGTCTGCCCGCTACCTCCGCCAGGGCTACCAGGACCTGATGAAGGTGCACACTGTCCCGTGGGATG GGAGGAAGAGGGTCTGGGTGCCTGATGAACAGGATGCCTATGTGGAGGCCGAGATCAGGTCGGAGGCCACTGGGGGCAGAGTCAACGTGGAGACCAAAGACCAGAAG ATGCTGATGGTGCGCGAAGCAGAGCTACAGCCCATGAACCCGCCCCGCTTCGACTTGCTGGAGGACATGGCCATGATGACCCACCTCAACGAGGCAGCAGTGCTGCACAACCTGCGCCAGCGTTATGCTCGCTGGATGATCTAC ACGTACTCGGGCCTCTTCTGTGTCACCATCAACCCGTACAAATGGCTCCCGGTGTACACGGCCTCCGTGGTGGCTGCTTACAAGGGAAAGCGCCGCTCGGAGGCCCCACCCCACATATATGCAGTGGCGGATAATGCCTACAATGACATGCTGCGCA aCCGAGAGAACCAGTCCATGCTGATCAC gCTGCAGGGAaccagggtggggaagggaagcaaAGGGACACAGACAGAAGACAAGGATGAggctgggagaggaagggacGGAGATCCCTTCAATTCT cAATTTCTGGCCACGAAGACTGGG GGCACCCTCGAGGATCAAATCATCGAGGCTAACCCTGCCATGGAGGCTTTCGGCAACGCCAAGACCCTGCGGAATGACAACTCCTCCCGCTTT GGCAAGTTCATCCGCATTCACTTCGGCCCCTCCGGGAAGCTCGCATCCGCAGATATTGACAGCT ATCTCCTGGAGAAGTCGCGAGTGATCTTCCAGCTGCCCGGTGAGCGTGGCTACCACGTCTACTACCAGATCCTCTCCGGGAAGAAGCCAGAGCTACAGG ATATGCTGCTTCTGTCTATGAACCCCTACGACTACCACTTCTGCAGCCAGGGGGTCATCACTGTGGACAACATGGATGATGGGGAAGAGCTGATGGCCACTGAT CATGCCATGGACATCCTGGGCTTCAGCGTGGATGAGAAGTGTGCCTGCTATAAGATCGTGGGGGCCCTCCTGCACTTTGGCAACATGAAGTTCAAGCAGAAACAGCGGGAGGAACAGGCTGAGGCCGACGGCACTGAGA GTGCTGACAAGGCTGCCTACCTGATGGGGGTCAGCAGTGGGGACCTCCTCAAAGGCCTTCTGCACCCCCGAGTGCGTGTGGGCAATGAGTATGTGACCAAGGGCCAGAGTGTGGAGCAG GTGGTGTTTGCTGTGGGGGCTCTGGCCAAGGCCACCTATGACCGGCTGTTCCGGTGGCTGGTATCGAGGATCAACCAGACCCTGGACACTAAGCTGCCCCGGCAGTTCTTCATCGGGGTCCTGGACATCGCGGGGTTTGAGATCTTTGAG TTTAACAGCTTCGAGCAGCTGTGCATCAACTTCACCAATGAGAAGCTACAGCAGTTCTTCAACCAGCACATGTTCGTGCTGGAGCAGGAGGAGTACAAACGGGAGGGCCTTGACTGGGTCTTCATCGATTTCGGCCTGGACCTGCAGCCCTGCATTGACCTCATCGAGAAG CCACTGGGCATCCTGTCCATCCTGGAAGAGGAGTGCATGTTCCCCAAGGCCTCAGACGCCAGCTTCCGGGCCAAGCTCTATGACAATCATGCGGGGAAGTCACCCAATTTCCAGCAGCCACGGCCTGACAAGAAGCGCAAATACCAGGCCCACTTTGAGGTGGTCCACTATGCAGGTGTG GTGCCTTACAGCATCGTGGGCTGGCTGGAGAAAAACAAGGATCCACTGAATGAGACTGTGGTCCCTATCTTCCAAAAGTCGCAAAACAAGCTCTTGGCTGCCCTCTATGAGAACTACGCAGGCCCATGCTCCG CCGAGCCCCCCAAGTCTGGGGTGAAGGAGAAGCGTAAGAAGGCAGCATCTTTCCAGACGGTGTCCCAGCTGCACAAG gagaACCTCAACAAGCTGATGACCAACCTGCGGGCCACACAGCCCCACTTCGTCCGTTGCATTGTCCCCAATGAGAACAAGACCCCAG GAGTCATGGATGCCTTTTTGGTGTTACACCAGCTGCGCTGCAATGGAGTTCTGGAGGGGATCCGGATCTGTCGCCAAGGGTTCCCCAACAGGCTGCTCTATGCTGACTTCCGGCAGCG gtaCCGCATCCTGAACCCCAGTGCCATCCCAGACGATACCTTCGTGGACAGCAGGAAGGCCACAGAGAAGCTTCTGGGCTCACTGGACATTGAGTACACCCAGTACCAGTTCGGCCACACCAAG gtgttCTTCAAGGCTGGGCTTCTAGGCGTCCTGGAGGAGCTTCGTGACCAGCGTCTGGCCAAGGTTTTGACGCTGCTGCAGGCACGGAGCCGGGGCCGCCTCATGCGCCTGGAGTACCAGCGCCTGCTGGGCGGCAG ggacGCCCTGTTCACCATCCAGTGGAATATCCGTGCCTTCAATGCTGTCAAGAACTGGTCCTGGATGAAGCTCTTTTTCAAGATGAAGCCGCTGCTGCGCTCGGCGCAGGCGGAGGAGGAACTGGCAGCCCTGCGGGCTGAGCTGCGGGGGCTGCGCGGGACACTGGCTGCTGCCGAGGCCAAGcgccaggagctggaggagacGCACGTCAGTGTCACCCAGGAGAAGAACGACCTGGCCCTGCAGCTGCAGGcg GAGCAAGAAAACTTGGCGGATGCTGAGGAGCGCTGCCACTTGCTGATCAAGTCCAAGGTGCAGCTCGAGGCGAAGGTGAAGGAGCTGAGTGAGCGGctggaggacgaggaggaggtgAACGCCGACCTGGCCGCCCGCCGGCGCAAGCTGGAGGACGAGTGCACAGAGCTCAAGAAGGACATTGACGACCTGGAGCTGACACTGGCCAAGGccgagaaggagaagcaagccaCGGAGAACAAG GTGAAGAACCTGACCGAGGAGATGGCGGCCCTGGACGAGTCGGTAGCCCGACTGACCAAGGAGAAGAAGGCATTGCAGGAGGCCCACCAGCAGGCGCTGGGCGACCTGCAGGCCGAGGAGGACCGTGTGAGCGCTCTGGCCAAGGCCAAGCTCCGGCTGGAGCAGCAAGTGGAAGAC CTGGAGTGCTCCCTGGAGCAAGAGAAGAAGCTGCGCATGGACACGGAGCGGGCGAAGCGCAAGCTCGAGGGTGACCTCAAGCTGACGCAGGAGTCGGTGACGGACGCTGCCCAGGACAAGCAGCAGCTGGAGGAGAAGCTCAAGAA GAAGGACTCGGAGTTGAGTCAGCTGAACCTGCGGGTGGAGGACGAGCAACTCCTCGGAGCGCAGCTACAGAAGAAGATCAAGGAACTGCAG GCTCGGgctgaggagctggaggaggagctggAGGCGGAGCGGGCGGCCCGGGCCCGCGTGGAGAAGCAGCGGGCTGAGGCGGCCCGGGAGCTGGAGGAGCTGAGCGAGCGGCTGGAGGAGGCCGGCGGGGCGTCGGCGGGGCAGCGTGAGGGGTGCCGCAAGCGCGAGGCCGAGCTGGGCCGGCTGCGGCGGGAGCTGGAGGAGGCGGCGCTGCGGCACGAGGCCACTGTGGCCGCCCTGCGCCGCAAGCAGGCCGAGAGCGCGGCCGAGCTGGGCGAGCAGGTGGACAGTCTGCAGCGGGTGCGgcagaagctggagaaggagaagagtgaGCTGCGCATGGAGGTGGATGATCTGGGCGCCAATGTGGAGACTCTGGCCCGCAGCAAG GCCAGTGCAGAGAAGCTGTGCCGGACCTATGAGGATCAGCTGAGCgaggccaagatcaaggtggaAGAGCTGCAGCGGCAGCTCACGGATGCGAGCACTCAGCGTGGGCGGCTGCAAACAGAGAGCG GGGAGCTGAGCCGCCTGCTCGAGGAGAAGGAGTCTCTCATTAGCCAGCTGAGCCGGGGCAAGGCCTTGGCCACCCAGAGCCTGGAGGAACTGCGGAGGCAGCTGGAAGAGGAGAGCAAG GCCAAGAGTGCGCTGGCCCATGCCGTACAGGCTTTGCGGCACGACTGTGACCTCTTGCGGGAGCAGCACGAGGAGGAGGCGGAGGCCCAGGCGGAGCTGCAGCGGCTACTGTCGAAGGCCAATGCCGAGGTGGCTCAGTGGAGGAGCAAGTATGAGGCAGATGCCATCCAGAGGACcgaggagctggaggaggccaA AAAGAAGCTGGCCCTGCGGCTgcaggaagcagaggagggagtGGAGGCTGCCCACGCCAAGTGCTCCTCACTGGAGAAGGCCAAGCTGCGACTGCAGACGGAGTCAGAGGACGTGACCCTAGAGCTGGAACGGGCCACCTCCGCGGCTGCCGCGCTGGACAAGAAGCAGCGGCACTTGGAGCGGGCGCTGGAGGAGCGGCGGCGGCAGGAGGAGGAGACTCAGCGGGAGCTGGAGGCTGCCCAGAGGGAGGCCCGCAGCCTGGGCACTGAGCTTTTCCGGCTGCGGCACAGCCACGAGGAGGCGCTCGAGGCCCTGGAGACGCTCAAGCGGGAGAACAAGAACCTGCAGG AGGAGATCAGTGACCTCACAGACCAGGTCAGCCTCAGCGGGAAGAGCATCCAGGAACTGGAGAAAGCCAAAAAGGCTCTGGAAGGGGAGAAGAGCGAGCTCCAAGCCGCGCTGGAGGAGGCCGAG GCGGCCCTGGAGCTGGAGGAGACCAAGACTCTGAGGATCCAGCTGGAGCTGTCCCAGGTCAAGGCTGAGGTGGACCGGAAACTGGCCGAGAAAGATGAGGAGTGCACTAACCTGAG GCGCAACCACCAGCGGGCCGTGGAGTCCCTGCAGGCCTCCCTGGATGCAGAGACCAGGGCCCGCAACGAGGCACTGCGGCTCAAGAAGAAGATGGAGGGCGACCTCAATGACCTGGAGCTGCAGCTGGGCCATGCCGCCCGCCAGGCCATGGAAGCCCAGGCGGCCACGCGGCTGCTGCAGGCCCAGCTCAAGGAGGAGCAGGCGGGGCGGGACGAGGAGCGGCGGCTGGCGGCCGAGCTCCGAGAGCAGGCGCAGGCCCTGGAGCGGCGGGCCACGCTGCTGGCCGCGGAGCTGGAGGAGCTGCGGGCCGCACTGGAGCAGGGCGAGCGCAGCCGGCGGCTGGCAGAGCAGGAGCTGCTGGAGGCCACCGAGCGCCTTAACCTCCTGCACTcgcag aaCACAGGCCTCCTGAACCAGAAGAAGAAGCTAGAGGGGGATCTGACCCAGCTGAgcggggaggtggaggaggctgCCCAGGAGCGGCGGGAAGCCGAGGAGAAGGCCAAAAAGGCCATCACCGAC GCGGCCATGATGGCCGAGGAGCTGAAAAAGGAGCAGGACACGAGCGCACACCTGGAAAGGATGAAGAAGACACTGGAGCAGACGGTGCGGGAGCTCCAGGCCCGGCTCGAGGAGGCCGAACAGGCTGCCCTCCGCGGCGGGAAGAAGCAGGTGCAGAAGCTGGAGGCCAAG GTGCGGGAGCTGGAGGCCGAGCTGGACGCAGAGCAGAAGCAGCACGCTGAGGCCCTCAAAGGGGTGCGGAAACACGAGCGCCGGGTCAAGGAGCTCGCGTACCAG GCCGAGGAGGACAGGAAGAACCTGGCTCGCATGCAGGACCTGGTGGACAAGCTGCAGAGCAAGGTCAAGAGCTACAAACGCCAGTTTGAGGAGGCG gaACAGCAGGCCAGTACTAACCTGGCCAAGTACCGCAAGGCCCAGCACGAGCTGGATGATGCAGAGGAGCGGGCAGACATGGCAGAAACCCAGGCTAACAAGCTGCGGGCACGGACCCGGGATGCCCTGGGGCCCAAG CACAAGGAGTGA